In Lolium rigidum isolate FL_2022 chromosome 7, APGP_CSIRO_Lrig_0.1, whole genome shotgun sequence, the DNA window ACGACGGCAACCCGCTCCCCCACGGCCGCCACCGCGTCGCCGTGTCCGGCGATGTCGCGTTCGACGGCTCGGCCGCCAGGCCGGACCAGGTGCACCTCGCCTTCGCGGATGGCGTCGACGAGATGCGGGTGATGTTCGTCTGCGCGGACGCCCGGAAGAGGTCGGTGAGGTACGGGCTGGggaaggaggagggggagaagggCTGGACGGAGGTCGGCACGGAGGTGAGGACGTACGAGCAGAAGCACATGTGCGATGCGCCGGCGAACGACAGCGTGGGCTGGAGGGATCCGGGCTTCGTTTTCGACGGCCTCATGAAGGGCTTGCAGCCTGGGAGGAAGTATTTTTACAAGGTAAATTGTGGATTGAACCTGCAAACCAGAGTACTATACTATTTTTGTTCATTTTTTTTTTAGCAATTTAGCTCTAGGATTTCAATCTGGGAGTGAGCTAGAGCATTTCCAGCTTCACATGATAGTTCAATATGTCATTATGATTTGTTGGTGACATGCTTAAGAAGGACTCACCATACAGAACATGTCGGGAGATTATTTTGTACAGCTGACTTGGTAGATTATGTGTGTTGAACTTGAACATGCAGCTAGAGTATGTCCAGTTTCAGAGAAAAATGGCCCTTATCTGCCACCTCTTGCTCTTACAGATTCTGAACTTCGGAGCATTGCTTTCTATTTTATATTAACTGTCCCAGTTTATTGTATCCaactttaagagcatctccaccggcaccccCCAAATAGTCGTCGGCAGTGGCGCCGGCACCTCCGTATGGGGGACActggcactgcatcctctatttggtggagctgttcccacaccggcacccccaaaccggcggccccgatagatgttttgaattaaaatcacaagtaaatgcatagaaaatcgaataaaaagaagaaacattccattccacaaactaataaataattgggaacgtggtttacacgaagatatagtttggaacatggttttccacaaactaatacatagtttgaactttgaaccatggttgacacaaatataaaacattgcaaaaaaactaaacctaactaggccggtcattgcaggtttcgtgtgttcgctgccaagaaagaacactcgagggcacacccagtcacccaaactggaaaatccagctggtgagggtgcccctgttggttctttcgaggatgaacatccaaaaacatgcgtgCCGATATTCGCTGTGAAGAAACAACacaatcgtcgtcctcctcggcgctgtcgctgtggtagtggcggcggtaacgggtctcgtcgaacaccttgacgatcatgtcCCTCtcaccaaagtaggagaacatgagcatgaagtcggcttcgaggcggtggtagcgcgcgaacttctcccagctgatgtggaggtacatcttgccgcgcgtcgtagatcacgtccacgatccaccggcagcagccgcgggcagcctcccgcagatgtagCGAGCCCGGGcgcccgtcgccggcgacgaagtcggcgaaggtgcccgacagcctctggatggcgtgtgggtcgcccttgaggacgacgacgaactcgaactcgaacaacacggcccctcctcgtccatgtccgacgatgaagacgacggcgtcgcaggcgacggcgagcgtgcagctctgccacgaccacggccgcgacctcggcttcgaccagacatggcgtcgtctcttcagatggtggcggctagggttggggagagaggcgctagggtttgtgtgtgagagggacgatgagaggcggccctttttataggccggagcgaggcgggggagcggtggcgctcattaacactgacacgaagagcaaggcgcgcgcgacgggacggttcgctgcgcctctgcggaaactgcaccgccgctgcgccccaataactcctgtcgcgaggtaggcgaggtaggcgacggttaggttaaaattgaatgagccgttgatgcgtcggccccgccactaggCGTCGACTTTTGGGGTGTGTGGCTaataggcggctcccacgcccaaaattttcagcctcgcgaggcaccggcgcgcccgattcgcgcccttggcgaaaggggccggcacggggttgccggcgattctattgggctcgaaaattggCGGACGCGcaagtgcgagcccattttcactcctggcccccaaatcgctatcgtgGCTGCtatggggggcgccggtggagatgctctaagagttaTATGTGTGAATGTTCCTTTTTTCTACTGAAGCTTTGATACGTTGCTACAAAAAGTCAATGTGCAGTTCTGTAATTTGTATGTTCTGAATCTGTGTATTTAAGATGTGCTCTTTGGAATTCGTATGATGCTAATTTGTCAACAGATACATTGATTTtgaatataatttttttaacatgaTTTCAAGTGATATGCTAGTGAGTTCTAGGCTGAATTTATACTTGCGTTAAAGACTATTTCAGTTCTTTTTTAACATTGTCTCTTTTAAGTAGTATTTACATAGAATTAGTTTCGAGGGTCTAACTGTGGTTCGCAGGTTCAGGGTTGCAGTAGCTTAATGGGTAGTTAAAATGATGGTGGTTTTCTGCAATTATCTGTAGGTCTTTGTAGGATGTGTTAAACAAGAGACCTGAAACGGTTAGAAGAGGTTGTATTTCTCTGCTTAACGTCTATGTTCAGTTAAAATAAGCTCGCTGAACTGTAGAATAGCTATACTATGGCACAGATTGTCATTCATATTCTCCAATAGCAACAAACACTTATGTACATATATATTTTCTGTTTAGCTAACTGAACTATTTTTGGTAGGTTGGTAGTGACTTGGGAGGATGGAGTGAGACATACAGCTTTATTTCACGTGACAGTGAGGCCAACGAGACCATTGCTTTCCTCCTTGGTGATATGGGCACTTATGTACCTTATAACACCTACATCCGGACACAAGATGAGAGCTTGTCAACTGTAAAATGGATCCTTCGCGATATTGAAGCTCTTGGAGATAAACCTGCATTTATTTCGCATGTTGGGGACATCAGTTACGCCAGAGGCTATTCTTGGGTATGGGACCATTTCTTCAGCCAGATTGAGCCTATTGCAGCCAGTACTCCATACCATGTCTGCATAGGAAATCATGAGTATGATTGGCCTTCACAACCTTGGAAACCATCGTGGTCTACATATGGAAAGGATGGTGGAGGTGAATGTGGAATACCGTACAGTGTCAAGTTCAGAATGCCCGGAAATTCTATTCTACCTACTGGCAATGGAGCTCCAGATACACGCAATCTCTATTACTCATTCGATTCAGGAGTTGTTCATTTCGTGTACATGTCAACTGAAACTAATTTCGTTCAGGGCAGCGATCAACACAATTTCCTAAAAGCTGACCTGGAGAAGGTTAATCGAAGTAGAACTCCGTTTGTTGTGTTTCAGGGCCACCGGCCCATGTATACCACAAGCGACGAAACCCGAGATTTTGCCATGAGACAGCAGATGGTCCAGCATCTTGAACCGCTATTGGTGACATACAATGTGACCCTTGCACTGTGGGGACATGTCCACAGGTACGAGAGGTTCTGCCCCATCAAGAACTTGCAGTGTCTGAACACATCATCAAGCTTCGTATACCCTGGTGCCCCTGTTCATGTTGTGATCGGGATGGGCGGTCAAGATTGGCAACCCATCTGGCAACCAAGGACTGATCACCCTGATGTTCCTATCTATCCACAGCCTGGGATCTCCATGTACCGTGGTGGTGAGTTTGGGTACACAAAACTCGTAGCTACAAGGGAAAAGCTGACATTGACATACTTGGGGAACCATGACGGTCAAGTTCATGACATGGTGGAGATATTCTCTGAACAAACATCTGGTGAAGATAGCGCCGCTAAGGCGGTTGTTGGAACAAAACTTGGTTCAGCGGCCAGCACCAAGTTGAAGATTTCCCCGTTATACTTGGAAATTGGAGGTAGTGTGATGTTGGCCCTGATACTTGGTTTTGCTTTTGGATTTCTCGTCAGAAAGAAGAGAGAAGCTGCACAATGGACTCCGGTGAAGAATGATGAATCCTAAGGATCACAGATCTTGTCCTTTCAGATACAGTTTCTTTGATATGAATTGGACCGCCGCTCAACATCGTAATGTCATTTGTCCAACTTTATTTAGGTTATGTATTGCTGTGCATCCTAGCATACATTTTATGCAGTTCTGATGCCGCTGCGTGTGTATATGCCAGGCCTAGGCAACCCAGCTTTCACCCTCCAGTGTACAATAGTCATTTAAAATAAGTGTCACGCACGATATTCACATTATATAGTACTGTTGGTTAGTGAGAGTAGTTTACCTGTACCATACTGTAACACGACTGATTCATTTGTCATTCCTGTAACTGTAGTTGTTCTTTATGTCGATTGGTTCATCTCTTAATAGTATTTTTCTTTGATACTGAAGCGAGACAGAGATctttcaacaacaaaaaaagcCCGACAGTCGGGCTTATAAATCAGGTCCGAGCCTGGTCCAGCCGAACTCATACCTAAATCATGCATTTTGTACGCCTGAGCCTGGCCTGGCCTGACGTTTGGGCTTGAAATTCAGGACCGGCCTGAGATTTTTTGGCCGGGGTGGGTCGGGCCATCTGGTCTGGGCTACCTATGTACAGGTCTGGATTAAGCTGAAGAGGATGAGCACTTGCTGAAAGACAAAGTTGTCGGGCCGAAGCTCACCCTAGAGCTCGGGCACCCCAGCAAGCATTGCACACCGCCGAGACTACTACCCCAACACGGGGCATCGCCACCAAGAATCGAATGCAATTGCCCATGCACTGCCTCTGGCAAGCACAAACATGTAAAACCCAATAGAGGAATGCTGGGATGCGGAGCAAAGTAAGCACTGCAACTGCACCACATCACCTTGGGAGAGCCGCAATTAGTGAGCTCCAAGGTGGCATCTTCAACAGGATCATGACACAAGAGCTCCTTCATCTACACAGGGTACCGATCGTCGCCGGAGCGACACACGGATCACCGTCACAACACAGGACTCGCCAGCACCATGCCATCCACGCGATTTAAGTGCGTTGTTGCTCAAAACTCCTGGTCTGTCATTTTCTGAATTCTTTGCAGTTAGAATTGGAGACTCTTTCGAATCTGTAGCTAGATACTGGGTTTGTAACAATAAAAATGCTGCTTTGAATACTATCTACTTTGTTGTCATGTGGACGCTGTGGAAACACGGGAAT includes these proteins:
- the LOC124673999 gene encoding probable inactive purple acid phosphatase 2; translated protein: MHLKTPLLLTLLFLAAGEAAATTLTATPAKLTQSNREITIRWSDLPDPDGLDHVAIYSPPSSRDRDFLGYLFLNGSASWRSGRGELALPRLPNLRAPYQFRLFRWPAKEYSYHHVDHDGNPLPHGRHRVAVSGDVAFDGSAARPDQVHLAFADGVDEMRVMFVCADARKRSVRYGLGKEEGEKGWTEVGTEVRTYEQKHMCDAPANDSVGWRDPGFVFDGLMKGLQPGRKYFYKVGSDLGGWSETYSFISRDSEANETIAFLLGDMGTYVPYNTYIRTQDESLSTVKWILRDIEALGDKPAFISHVGDISYARGYSWVWDHFFSQIEPIAASTPYHVCIGNHEYDWPSQPWKPSWSTYGKDGGGECGIPYSVKFRMPGNSILPTGNGAPDTRNLYYSFDSGVVHFVYMSTETNFVQGSDQHNFLKADLEKVNRSRTPFVVFQGHRPMYTTSDETRDFAMRQQMVQHLEPLLVTYNVTLALWGHVHRYERFCPIKNLQCLNTSSSFVYPGAPVHVVIGMGGQDWQPIWQPRTDHPDVPIYPQPGISMYRGGEFGYTKLVATREKLTLTYLGNHDGQVHDMVEIFSEQTSGEDSAAKAVVGTKLGSAASTKLKISPLYLEIGGSVMLALILGFAFGFLVRKKREAAQWTPVKNDES